Proteins from a genomic interval of Zingiber officinale cultivar Zhangliang chromosome 1B, Zo_v1.1, whole genome shotgun sequence:
- the LOC121980018 gene encoding uncharacterized protein LOC121980018 isoform X1, giving the protein MSSLGFLVLLLMISAERPQAIRLLSKTWTILPSLHYQVNQKRYSLFKEESGTQGVIRYGFPCGHCSGRKNRQLMATLDKGTSKNSVEKREQNPNEEKKSDFARNQKEIHPVPERHTYLEDNQETVGMDYSPAQKKPPIHN; this is encoded by the exons AtgtcttctctagggtttcttgtTTTGCTCCTCATGATCTCAGCTGAGAGACCTCAAG CGATTAGATTACTATCCAAAACGTGGACGATATTGCCTTCCTTACATTACCAAGTCAAT CAGAAGAGATATAGCTTGTTTAAAGAAGAAAGTGGTACACAAGGAGTTATTCGATATGGATTTCCTTGTGGCCATTGTTCAG GAAGAAAGAATAGGCAACTCATGGCCACCTTAGATAAGGGGACTAGCAAGAACTCAGTCGAGAAAAGGGAACAAAACCCtaatgaggagaagaagagtgaCTTTGCTAGGAATCAAAAGGAGATTCACCCTGTACCGGAGAGACATACTTACCTTGAGGACAACCAAGAGACAGTAGGAATGGATTATTCTCCTGCCCAGAAGAAGCCACCGATCCACAATTGA
- the LOC121980018 gene encoding uncharacterized protein LOC121980018 isoform X2 produces MSSLGFLVLLLMISAERPQAIRLLSKTWTILPSLHYQVNKRYSLFKEESGTQGVIRYGFPCGHCSGRKNRQLMATLDKGTSKNSVEKREQNPNEEKKSDFARNQKEIHPVPERHTYLEDNQETVGMDYSPAQKKPPIHN; encoded by the exons AtgtcttctctagggtttcttgtTTTGCTCCTCATGATCTCAGCTGAGAGACCTCAAG CGATTAGATTACTATCCAAAACGTGGACGATATTGCCTTCCTTACATTACCAAGTCAAT AAGAGATATAGCTTGTTTAAAGAAGAAAGTGGTACACAAGGAGTTATTCGATATGGATTTCCTTGTGGCCATTGTTCAG GAAGAAAGAATAGGCAACTCATGGCCACCTTAGATAAGGGGACTAGCAAGAACTCAGTCGAGAAAAGGGAACAAAACCCtaatgaggagaagaagagtgaCTTTGCTAGGAATCAAAAGGAGATTCACCCTGTACCGGAGAGACATACTTACCTTGAGGACAACCAAGAGACAGTAGGAATGGATTATTCTCCTGCCCAGAAGAAGCCACCGATCCACAATTGA